In Rhodospirillales bacterium, a single window of DNA contains:
- a CDS encoding PEGA domain-containing protein → MSLSSFLPSFLPACLPACALVLAGCSTITQGVTQNITINTNPVGASCYLERLGNRIETIDSTPATVTVTKTRDDIRIVCNKPGYQTATYWNQSGWESGTGAVGIAVDVLLTAGLSSAIDSATGADNKYESPVNITLISE, encoded by the coding sequence TTGTCTCTCTCTTCCTTCCTTCCTTCCTTCCTTCCTGCCTGCCTGCCTGCCTGTGCCTTGGTGCTTGCTGGTTGCTCAACCATCACACAGGGAGTCACGCAAAATATCACTATAAACACGAACCCGGTAGGTGCAAGTTGCTACCTGGAGCGACTGGGCAACCGTATTGAAACGATTGATTCAACACCTGCCACGGTTACCGTTACCAAGACCAGGGACGACATCAGGATTGTTTGTAACAAGCCCGGTTACCAGACAGCGACTTACTGGAACCAAAGCGGTTGGGAAAGCGGGACTGGTGCAGTTGGAATTGCTGTAGATGTTCTGCTCACGGCGGGCCTCAGCAGCGCCATCGATTCCGCTACAGGCGCTGACAACAAGTACGAAAGCCCTGTGAATATCACCCTGATCTCGGAGTAA
- the ccrA gene encoding crotonyl-CoA carboxylase/reductase, with protein MAQPAEALPVDYEAPVKDLYEMGEIPPLGHVPARMYAWAIRRERHGEPEQAMQVEVLPTHEIDSNEVLVLVMAAGVNYNGVWASLGIPISPFDVHKGDVHIAGSDASGIVWAVGSKVKRWKVGDEVVIHCNQDDGDDEECNGGDPMYSPTQRIWGYETGDGSFAQFCRVQAQQLMPRPRHLTWEESACYTLTLATTYRMLFGHRPHVLRPGHNVLVWGASGGLGSFAVQLAATAGANAIGVISEDDKADFVMSLGARGVINRRDFDCWGRLPEVNDAEGYAAYMKKCRAFGKAIWNITGKGNDVDIVFEHPGEATFPVSCFVVKRGGMVVFCAGTTGYNITFDARFVWMRQKRIQGSHFANLAQASQANKLVIERRIDPCMSEVFSWEDIPRAHTKMRNNEHKPGNMAVLVQSPRPGLRTLEDVLEG; from the coding sequence ATGGCTCAGCCGGCCGAGGCGCTGCCTGTCGATTACGAAGCACCGGTGAAGGACCTTTACGAGATGGGCGAGATTCCGCCCCTCGGTCATGTACCGGCCAGGATGTACGCATGGGCGATTCGCCGGGAGCGCCATGGCGAGCCCGAGCAGGCCATGCAGGTCGAGGTGCTGCCGACCCACGAGATCGACAGCAACGAGGTTCTGGTGCTTGTGATGGCCGCGGGCGTGAACTACAACGGTGTCTGGGCCTCGCTTGGCATTCCGATCAGCCCGTTCGACGTCCACAAGGGCGATGTCCACATCGCCGGCTCCGATGCCTCGGGCATCGTCTGGGCCGTTGGCTCCAAAGTGAAGCGCTGGAAGGTCGGTGACGAGGTCGTCATCCACTGCAACCAGGACGACGGCGACGACGAGGAGTGCAACGGCGGCGACCCGATGTATTCGCCGACCCAGCGCATCTGGGGCTACGAGACCGGCGACGGCAGCTTCGCGCAGTTCTGCCGCGTCCAGGCCCAGCAGCTCATGCCGCGTCCCAGGCACCTGACCTGGGAAGAGTCGGCCTGCTACACGCTGACGCTGGCGACCACCTACCGCATGCTCTTCGGCCATCGCCCGCACGTTCTGCGGCCGGGCCACAACGTCCTTGTCTGGGGTGCCTCGGGCGGTCTGGGCAGCTTCGCGGTGCAGCTTGCCGCCACGGCGGGGGCCAACGCGATCGGCGTCATCAGCGAGGACGACAAGGCCGACTTCGTCATGTCCCTCGGCGCCAGGGGTGTCATCAACCGGCGCGACTTCGACTGCTGGGGCCGTCTGCCCGAGGTGAACGACGCCGAGGGTTATGCCGCCTACATGAAGAAGTGCCGCGCGTTCGGCAAGGCGATCTGGAACATCACCGGCAAGGGCAACGATGTCGACATCGTCTTCGAGCACCCCGGCGAGGCGACCTTCCCGGTCTCCTGCTTCGTCGTGAAGCGCGGGGGCATGGTCGTCTTCTGCGCCGGCACCACGGGCTACAACATCACCTTCGACGCCCGTTTCGTGTGGATGCGCCAGAAGCGCATCCAGGGCAGCCATTTCGCCAACCTCGCCCAGGCGAGCCAGGCCAACAAGCTGGTCATCGAGCGCCGCATCGATCCCTGCATGTCCGAGGTGTTCTCGTGGGAGGACATCCCGCGCGCCCATACCAAGATGCGCAACAACGAGCACAAGCCCGGCAACATGGCCGTGCTGGTGCAGTCGCCGCGCCCGGGCCTGCGCACGCTCGAGGACGTTCTGGAGGGCTGA
- a CDS encoding acyl-CoA/acyl-ACP dehydrogenase, with protein sequence MTVPDDLLEHCSGALAASEGLYDAARRGVRELVVDADKGVDARLVDRHQHAAHGLAWLATYVEGLRQMLRWARALDETGKLGEVETLTLQIGTGEYLAQLAGGIAMSQVEVVRPHDLGISDHDLHAFWTGDVSVLMKASGDAPRQRLAAILAADWKNSGFGEDGLDEDLVMVRDQFRRYAEEKVRPFAHEWHLKDDVIPLEVLQELAELGVFGLSIPEEHGGLGMTKVAMCVVTEALSRGYIGVGSLGTRTEIASELIINGGTEDQKKRFLPGIVSGRIIPTAVFTEPGTGSDLGSLKTRAVKNGGSYHVTGNKTWITHAARADVMTLLARTDPDEKGYRGLSMFLAEKPRGDDANPFPADGMSGGEIAVLGYRGMKEYEIGFDGFEVKEENLLGGEEGKGFKQLMATFESARIQTGARAVGVAQAALELGLNYACERQQFGRSIAEFPRVANKIAWMAVETMIARQLCWFSAREKDAGRRCDLEAGMAKLLGARVAWANADNALQIHGGNGYAQEYEISRVLCDARILNIFEGAAEIQAQVIARRLLSDTN encoded by the coding sequence ATGACCGTTCCTGACGACCTGTTGGAGCACTGTTCGGGCGCGCTTGCGGCCTCCGAGGGCCTTTATGATGCGGCGCGCCGGGGTGTGCGGGAGCTGGTGGTCGATGCCGACAAGGGTGTCGACGCCAGGCTGGTGGACCGGCATCAGCATGCCGCCCACGGTCTGGCCTGGCTTGCGACCTATGTCGAGGGCCTGCGCCAGATGCTGCGCTGGGCCCGTGCGCTCGATGAGACCGGCAAACTCGGCGAGGTCGAGACGCTGACCCTGCAGATCGGCACCGGCGAGTATCTCGCCCAGCTTGCAGGCGGCATCGCCATGAGCCAGGTCGAGGTCGTCCGCCCCCACGATCTCGGCATCTCCGACCACGACCTCCACGCCTTCTGGACCGGGGATGTTTCGGTCCTGATGAAAGCCTCGGGTGACGCCCCGCGCCAGCGACTGGCCGCGATCCTGGCGGCCGACTGGAAGAACAGCGGCTTCGGCGAAGACGGGCTGGACGAGGATCTCGTCATGGTGCGCGACCAGTTCCGCCGCTATGCCGAGGAGAAGGTCAGGCCGTTCGCCCACGAATGGCACCTGAAGGACGACGTCATCCCGCTTGAGGTGTTGCAGGAGCTGGCGGAACTCGGTGTCTTCGGCCTCTCGATCCCCGAGGAGCACGGCGGCCTCGGCATGACCAAGGTCGCCATGTGCGTGGTGACCGAGGCGTTGAGCCGCGGCTACATCGGTGTCGGTTCGCTCGGCACGCGGACCGAAATCGCCTCCGAACTCATCATCAACGGCGGCACCGAGGACCAGAAGAAACGCTTTCTGCCCGGCATCGTCTCGGGCAGGATCATCCCCACAGCCGTTTTCACCGAACCCGGCACCGGCTCCGACCTCGGCAGCCTGAAGACGCGCGCCGTGAAGAATGGCGGCTCCTATCATGTGACCGGGAACAAGACCTGGATCACGCACGCGGCGCGCGCCGACGTGATGACACTGCTGGCCCGCACCGATCCGGACGAGAAGGGCTACCGCGGTCTTTCCATGTTCCTGGCCGAAAAGCCGCGTGGCGACGATGCCAACCCGTTTCCTGCCGACGGCATGTCGGGCGGCGAGATCGCGGTGCTGGGCTACCGCGGCATGAAAGAATACGAGATCGGCTTCGACGGTTTCGAGGTGAAGGAAGAGAACCTGCTCGGCGGCGAAGAGGGCAAGGGCTTCAAGCAACTCATGGCGACCTTCGAATCGGCGCGCATCCAGACCGGCGCGCGCGCCGTGGGTGTCGCCCAGGCCGCCCTGGAGCTCGGCCTCAACTACGCCTGCGAGCGCCAGCAGTTCGGCCGCTCGATTGCCGAATTCCCGCGCGTCGCCAACAAGATCGCCTGGATGGCGGTCGAGACCATGATTGCCCGCCAGCTCTGCTGGTTCTCCGCCCGCGAGAAAGACGCTGGCCGCCGCTGCGACCTCGAGGCCGGCATGGCCAAGCTGCTCGGCGCACGTGTCGCCTGGGCCAATGCCGACAATGCGCTCCAGATCCACGGCGGCAACGGTTACGCTCAGGAGTACGAGATCAGTCGCGTCCTGTGCGACGCCCGTATCCTCAACATCTTCGAGGGTGCCGCCGAGATCCAGGCCCAAGTCATCGCCCGCCGGTTGTTGTCGGATACGAACTGA